A window of Metabacillus sp. B2-18 contains these coding sequences:
- the rph gene encoding ribonuclease PH: protein MRHDGRERNQIRKVEIMKDFIIHPEGSVLITVGNTKVICNASIEDRVPPFMRGEGKGWITAEYSMLPRATEQRTIRESSKGKITGRTMEIQRLIGRALRAVVNLHELGERTIWVDCDVIQADGGTRTASITGAFVAMVIALEKLMNNGKLKTLPITDFLAAISVGIDSEHGEILDLDYKEDSSALVDMNVIMTSSGHLVEVQGTGEEATFTRHELNSMLDFAEIGIKALIEEQKAALGDVSLIVEENVKKQGAAN, encoded by the coding sequence TTGAGACATGACGGCCGAGAAAGAAATCAGATAAGAAAAGTAGAAATAATGAAGGATTTTATCATTCACCCGGAAGGTTCTGTCTTAATAACTGTTGGTAACACAAAGGTAATTTGTAATGCAAGTATAGAAGATCGAGTACCACCCTTTATGAGGGGAGAAGGTAAGGGATGGATTACTGCAGAGTATTCAATGCTCCCTAGAGCAACTGAGCAGCGAACAATCCGAGAATCATCTAAAGGGAAAATCACTGGGCGAACAATGGAAATTCAACGCCTAATAGGAAGAGCGTTACGTGCTGTTGTTAACCTACATGAGCTTGGAGAAAGAACAATCTGGGTTGATTGTGATGTTATTCAAGCAGATGGTGGTACACGAACTGCTTCCATTACTGGGGCATTTGTAGCAATGGTTATAGCTTTAGAAAAATTAATGAATAATGGCAAATTAAAAACATTACCGATTACAGATTTTCTAGCAGCTATATCTGTTGGAATAGACTCAGAGCATGGAGAAATTTTAGACTTGGACTACAAAGAGGATTCAAGTGCGTTAGTCGACATGAACGTTATTATGACATCAAGTGGTCATTTGGTTGAGGTACAAGGTACTGGAGAAGAAGCAACATTCACTAGACATGAATTAAACAGTATGCTTGATTTTGCTGAGATAGGAATCAAAGCGCTTATTGAAGAGCAAAAAGCAGCACTCGGAGATGTTTCACTTATAGTTGAAGAAAATGTAAAGAAACAGGGTGCAGCAAATTGA
- a CDS encoding metallophosphoesterase family protein, with product MKVLILSDSHGLTTELLEIQERHKAEVDMMLHCGDSELSSNSKELISFKGVKGNCDFGSDLPNEIIEDLGGITLYMTHGHLYNVKMTLMSLKYRAMETSAKIACYGHSHIANAEMIDDVLLINPGSIRLPVMRKQKTYAILELENNVANVTFYEVNGQEFPELSKSFTLK from the coding sequence ATGAAGGTACTTATTTTAAGTGATAGTCATGGATTAACTACGGAACTTTTAGAAATACAGGAGAGACATAAAGCTGAAGTAGATATGATGCTTCATTGCGGTGATTCTGAGCTATCATCAAATAGCAAGGAGCTGATTTCTTTTAAAGGTGTAAAAGGGAATTGTGATTTTGGGTCAGATCTTCCGAATGAAATCATTGAAGATCTTGGCGGCATTACGCTCTATATGACACATGGTCACTTATATAATGTTAAAATGACACTTATGAGCTTAAAGTATAGGGCAATGGAGACTAGCGCAAAAATTGCATGCTATGGACATTCACATATAGCAAACGCTGAAATGATTGATGATGTATTATTAATAAATCCTGGCAGTATAAGACTTCCTGTGATGCGAAAACAAAAAACGTATGCTATACTAGAGCTTGAAAATAACGTGGCAAATGTGACGTTCTATGAAGTAAACGGTCAGGAATTCCCGGAACTTTCAAAGAGCTTTACACTTAAATAA
- the ilvE gene encoding branched-chain-amino-acid transaminase, translating to MGDQWIFLNDDFVKKEDAKISVYDHGFLYGDGVFEGIRVYSGNIFRMKEHMDRLYQSAKSIMLTIPYSQEELTELVVETVSKNGLSDAYIRLVVSRGTGDLGLDPYNCKRANTVIIVEPLSIFPKHLYETGIDIVTVATRRNRPDVLSPKVKSLNYLNNVLVKIEAHLANVSEALMLNDQGYVAEGSADNVFILKNGKLLTPPGYIGALEGITRNAIIDIANELGYEVREEPFTRHDVYTADEVFLTGTAAEVIAVVKVDGRTIGEGVPGEETKKLLEAFRKKVVEEGVKVENIPQSLHVS from the coding sequence ATGGGTGACCAGTGGATCTTTCTTAATGATGATTTTGTAAAGAAAGAAGATGCAAAAATATCAGTTTATGATCACGGATTTTTATACGGTGATGGAGTTTTTGAAGGAATACGAGTTTACAGTGGAAATATCTTTCGAATGAAAGAACATATGGATCGATTATATCAATCAGCAAAGTCTATAATGCTCACAATTCCTTATTCTCAAGAGGAACTAACTGAATTAGTCGTTGAGACTGTTAGTAAGAACGGTTTGAGCGATGCGTACATTCGATTAGTAGTCTCAAGAGGAACTGGTGACTTAGGACTTGATCCTTATAACTGTAAACGGGCTAATACGGTCATTATTGTTGAGCCGCTATCTATCTTTCCTAAACACTTATATGAAACAGGAATTGATATTGTAACGGTTGCGACAAGAAGAAACAGACCTGATGTATTAAGTCCAAAAGTCAAATCTCTTAATTATTTAAACAATGTTTTGGTAAAGATTGAAGCACATCTGGCCAATGTTAGTGAAGCGTTGATGTTAAATGATCAGGGCTATGTAGCAGAAGGTTCAGCTGATAATGTCTTTATCTTAAAAAATGGGAAATTATTAACTCCCCCTGGATATATTGGAGCTCTTGAGGGCATAACAAGAAATGCCATAATTGATATAGCTAATGAATTAGGCTATGAAGTTCGAGAGGAACCATTTACACGACATGATGTTTATACTGCTGATGAAGTCTTCTTAACTGGAACAGCTGCGGAAGTCATTGCGGTTGTAAAGGTTGATGGACGTACGATTGGTGAAGGCGTCCCTGGTGAAGAAACAAAGAAACTTTTGGAAGCTTTTAGAAAGAAAGTAGTTGAAGAAGGCGTAAAAGTGGAAAATATCCCACAAAGCCTTCATGTAAGCTAA
- a CDS encoding XTP/dITP diphosphatase, which translates to MKQIIIATKNKGKVREFEAILAPLGYQVQSLLDYPNSVDVEETGETFEENAILKAEAVSEQFNILTIADDSGLAVDYLNGEPGVYSARYAGPEKDDTANIIKVLEKLKNIQSKEERTASFICALAVSIPGQKTQTVIGECEGYIAKEPSGDGGFGYDPIFTVKNSTKTMAELSKEEKNQISHRAEALKKIQGLLK; encoded by the coding sequence TTGAAACAAATCATTATTGCCACAAAAAATAAAGGAAAAGTTAGAGAATTTGAAGCAATCTTAGCTCCACTAGGTTATCAGGTTCAGTCTCTTTTAGATTATCCAAATTCAGTTGATGTTGAAGAAACTGGTGAAACCTTTGAAGAAAATGCAATTCTTAAGGCTGAGGCTGTCTCAGAGCAATTTAACATATTAACGATTGCAGATGATTCGGGATTAGCAGTTGATTATTTGAACGGAGAGCCAGGTGTTTATTCTGCGAGGTATGCAGGACCTGAAAAAGATGATACAGCGAATATAATCAAGGTGCTTGAAAAATTAAAAAATATTCAAAGCAAGGAAGAACGTACAGCTAGTTTTATTTGTGCTTTAGCAGTGTCTATACCAGGTCAGAAAACACAAACCGTCATAGGGGAATGTGAAGGCTACATCGCAAAAGAGCCAAGTGGTGATGGCGGATTTGGCTATGATCCGATTTTCACGGTGAAAAACTCTACAAAAACAATGGCAGAGTTGTCAAAAGAAGAAAAAAACCAAATCAGTCATCGTGCAGAAGCTTTAAAAAAGATTCAAGGACTTTTGAAATGA
- the racE gene encoding glutamate racemase: MKRPIGVIDSGVGGLTVAKEIMRQLPKEEIIYLGDTARCPYGPRPAEEVRRFTWEMTNYLLENHHIKMLVIACNTATAIALEEIQENVDIPVIGVIFPGARTAVKVTKNDHIGVIGTINTIQSAAYETALKTLNNQLFVESLACPKFVPLVESGEFEGEEAQKIVNDSLSAFKGSKIDTLILGCTHYPILQSQIEEYMGQAVKIICSGDETAREVSTILSFNKTLNLFSGKKNHRFLTTGPKQLFEKIASKWFEQPVKHVESITLNQMNQKHRTL, encoded by the coding sequence GGGTTAACTGTCGCAAAAGAAATCATGAGACAATTACCAAAAGAAGAAATCATCTATTTAGGTGATACAGCACGTTGTCCATATGGACCAAGACCAGCTGAAGAAGTACGCAGGTTTACTTGGGAAATGACCAATTATTTGTTAGAAAATCACCATATAAAAATGCTGGTTATTGCTTGTAACACAGCAACAGCCATAGCCTTAGAGGAAATTCAGGAAAACGTGGATATTCCCGTAATAGGTGTTATCTTCCCAGGGGCAAGAACAGCTGTAAAGGTAACAAAGAATGATCATATCGGGGTTATCGGTACAATTAATACCATTCAAAGTGCCGCATATGAAACGGCATTAAAAACATTAAATAATCAGCTATTTGTTGAGAGTCTTGCTTGCCCTAAATTTGTTCCGTTAGTAGAAAGTGGTGAATTTGAAGGGGAAGAGGCTCAAAAGATTGTTAACGACTCTCTTTCAGCTTTTAAGGGGAGTAAAATTGATACATTAATTTTAGGATGTACACATTATCCTATCTTGCAATCACAAATTGAAGAGTACATGGGACAAGCCGTGAAAATAATCTGTTCTGGAGATGAAACAGCCAGAGAGGTTAGTACAATATTATCATTCAATAAAACTCTCAATTTATTCTCAGGAAAAAAGAATCACCGTTTTTTAACAACAGGTCCAAAGCAGTTGTTCGAGAAAATTGCATCAAAATGGTTCGAGCAACCTGTTAAACATGTAGAATCAATTACGTTAAATCAGATGAATCAGAAACATCGTACATTATAA
- a CDS encoding GerMN domain-containing protein, whose product MSKYNKQIAVTVIASSLLLSGCGLFNAEEATKEIDPPQDVNIMEDGAQVETENGVEDVKSDQAEESVTSQLYLIDKSGFVVPYAMNLPKTDSVAKQSLEYLVEGGPVSNMLPNGFRAVLPQDTQVLGVNITEDGTAIADFSKEFNNYKKEDEAKILQSITWTLTQFDSVKNVKIWVNGHEQKEMPVNGTPIQNGVSREDGINHDSSDVVDITDSHPLTVYYLAESDGSQYYVPVTKRISNEEKDPIVAAVNELAEGPSASTGLMSDFQEGVELLSAPKYENGKVTLDFNESIYGSLDEEQKIISSQVLEALVLTLTEQDGIESVAVTVNGKSELINENGEKLTEPVTRPTKVNTGSF is encoded by the coding sequence ATGTCTAAATACAACAAACAGATTGCAGTCACGGTTATTGCATCATCATTGCTACTTTCTGGTTGTGGTTTGTTCAATGCAGAAGAAGCTACTAAAGAAATTGATCCACCACAAGATGTGAACATTATGGAAGATGGTGCACAGGTAGAAACTGAAAATGGTGTGGAAGATGTAAAGAGTGATCAAGCAGAGGAATCAGTAACAAGTCAGCTCTACTTAATAGACAAAAGCGGATTTGTTGTTCCGTACGCTATGAACCTACCTAAAACTGACAGTGTTGCAAAACAATCATTAGAGTATTTAGTTGAAGGTGGTCCTGTCTCAAATATGCTACCGAATGGATTTAGAGCTGTACTTCCGCAGGATACACAAGTATTGGGAGTAAATATAACAGAAGATGGTACTGCCATTGCCGATTTTTCGAAGGAATTTAATAACTATAAAAAAGAAGATGAAGCTAAAATTCTTCAATCCATTACGTGGACATTAACACAATTTGATTCAGTTAAGAATGTGAAAATTTGGGTAAACGGTCATGAACAGAAAGAGATGCCTGTAAACGGTACTCCGATACAAAATGGTGTTAGTAGAGAAGATGGAATTAATCATGATTCCAGCGATGTAGTTGATATTACTGACAGTCATCCATTAACTGTTTATTATTTAGCAGAATCAGACGGTAGTCAATATTATGTTCCTGTTACAAAGCGAATTAGCAATGAAGAAAAGGATCCAATTGTTGCAGCTGTAAATGAGCTTGCAGAAGGACCATCTGCATCTACAGGGTTAATGAGTGATTTCCAGGAAGGTGTTGAACTTCTAAGTGCTCCTAAGTACGAAAATGGTAAAGTAACACTTGATTTTAATGAATCCATTTATGGAAGTCTTGATGAAGAGCAAAAAATTATATCTTCTCAAGTGCTTGAAGCATTGGTTTTAACATTAACAGAGCAAGATGGTATTGAAAGTGTGGCTGTAACAGTTAATGGAAAATCAGAACTAATCAACGAAAATGGAGAAAAGTTAACAGAGCCTGTAACAAGACCTACTAAAGTGAATACAGGTAGTTTTTAA